A window of the bacterium genome harbors these coding sequences:
- a CDS encoding SRPBCC domain-containing protein: MTDNRIKAKVQLGILKPAGEIFDAIVNPDTMTKYFISESTGKMESGKTLTWKWTDYVGEHEIKVGKIEQDKVVSFEWNGSGLNCVVVITLESKGENKTLVKITESDWPADYKGANQCMGQVEGWTHFLLCMKAYLEYGIDLRVGGVLK, translated from the coding sequence ATGACTGATAACAGAATAAAAGCAAAAGTGCAATTGGGGATCTTGAAACCGGCAGGGGAAATATTTGATGCAATTGTCAATCCTGACACGATGACTAAATATTTTATCTCCGAAAGCACAGGTAAAATGGAGAGCGGAAAGACTTTAACCTGGAAATGGACAGACTATGTTGGTGAGCATGAAATTAAAGTTGGAAAAATCGAACAAGACAAAGTTGTTTCATTTGAATGGAATGGAAGCGGATTGAATTGCGTAGTTGTTATCACACTTGAATCCAAAGGAGAAAATAAAACATTGGTTAAAATTACGGAATCTGATTGGCCTGCAGACTACAAAGGAGCTAATCAATGCATGGGTCAGGTTGAAGGTTGGACACATTTTCTCTTATGTATGAAAGCTTATCTTGAATATGGAATTGATTTAAGAGTAGGTGGTGTGCTTAAATAA
- a CDS encoding diheme cytochrome c-553 gives MRRGYFIAAISAIFFIVLFVQLGCSEEGKAKPKTQEEMIALGKYLVHTSACDDCHTPKIFTEDGRMILDTTRLLSGHPQDQVVPSLDKSALKMDWIASNMNLTTWVGPWGVSYSANLTPDKATGIGTVTEEMFIKTMRDGKLKGVGRGLLPPMPWEVYRLKTDEDLKAMYAYLMSIKPIRNQVPLPVPPDKAESFLAAK, from the coding sequence ATGCGCAGAGGCTATTTTATTGCGGCGATTTCCGCAATATTTTTTATTGTTCTTTTTGTACAGCTTGGTTGTTCTGAAGAAGGGAAAGCTAAACCTAAAACTCAGGAGGAAATGATTGCACTGGGGAAATATCTCGTTCATACAAGTGCATGCGATGATTGTCATACTCCCAAAATTTTTACTGAAGATGGCAGAATGATTCTTGACACAACAAGATTGCTTTCTGGTCATCCGCAAGATCAAGTGGTACCATCGCTTGATAAATCAGCACTCAAAATGGATTGGATTGCCAGCAACATGAACCTAACAACCTGGGTTGGTCCTTGGGGAGTTTCGTACTCGGCAAACCTGACACCTGATAAAGCAACCGGCATTGGTACAGTTACAGAAGAAATGTTCATAAAAACCATGAGAGATGGCAAACTAAAAGGAGTTGGGAGAGGACTTCTACCACCAATGCCCTGGGAAGTATACCGATTAAAGACAGATGAAGATTTAAAGGCAATGTATGCTTACCTGATGAGTATAAAACCAATCAGAAATCAGGTTCCGCTTCCCGTACCGCCGGATAAAGCCGAGTCATTTTTAGCAGCGAAATAA
- a CDS encoding PEGA domain-containing protein translates to MKKLIYLLLIPVVALLVSSCSDDDPITPAAMEGNLYITSNPAGAQIWIDGVNTSQTTPDTVLDIDEGVHNVTLRLTEYKDTTFSISITADQTSVVGPIALTSDINTTLYGPIRIYETAGTSASEPSGLDLSSGMAYGVSSANNGLVDIYYSSTGFLVQSANLYPGLIRETDFLVGNSGNLFDGVDSPERSTGTWTTGIGDREANYVFLYDHDGNYSKLKIVNWGGGVPGEPAWVDVQWYYNNTQLDERFK, encoded by the coding sequence ATGAAAAAATTAATTTATTTATTACTCATTCCGGTTGTTGCTTTGCTGGTAAGTTCGTGCTCGGATGATGATCCTATAACGCCAGCTGCAATGGAAGGTAATCTTTACATTACATCTAATCCTGCAGGTGCACAAATCTGGATAGATGGCGTTAACACCTCACAGACAACCCCTGATACAGTACTAGATATAGATGAAGGTGTTCACAATGTAACTTTAAGACTTACAGAGTATAAGGATACTACATTCAGTATCAGTATCACCGCAGATCAGACAAGCGTTGTTGGACCAATTGCGTTGACATCAGATATTAATACAACTTTGTACGGTCCGATTAGAATTTATGAAACTGCCGGAACAAGCGCCAGCGAACCAAGTGGTTTGGATCTTTCAAGTGGAATGGCATATGGTGTATCTTCTGCGAACAATGGACTTGTGGATATTTATTACTCCAGTACAGGTTTTCTTGTTCAAAGTGCTAATCTTTATCCGGGTTTGATTCGCGAAACTGATTTCTTGGTTGGAAATTCAGGAAATCTTTTTGATGGAGTTGATTCTCCGGAAAGAAGTACAGGAACCTGGACCACCGGTATTGGTGACAGAGAAGCAAATTATGTATTCCTTTATGATCACGATGGGAATTATTCCAAATTGAAGATTGTTAACTGGGGCGGTGGAGTTCCTGGTGAGCCTGCCTGGGTTGATGTTCAATGGTATTACAATAATACACAACTCGATGAACGATTTAAATAA
- a CDS encoding EamA family transporter, which yields MLYLLWLAIINTALAFTIWNFTLRTLSAMESSIINGTMLIQIAVLAWIFLGEAISLQEGIGMLIAAAGALLVQLKIRK from the coding sequence ATACTATATCTTCTATGGCTTGCGATTATCAACACGGCACTAGCATTCACTATTTGGAATTTTACGCTCAGAACTTTGTCAGCAATGGAATCAAGCATAATTAATGGGACAATGCTCATACAAATTGCTGTACTTGCATGGATATTTCTCGGTGAAGCGATTTCTTTACAGGAAGGAATAGGAATGCTGATTGCCGCAGCTGGTGCATTGTTAGTTCAATTAAAAATTAGAAAATAA
- a CDS encoding DMT family transporter, with amino-acid sequence MSKHQSHLSTLLLALLVTFLWSTSFVIIKIGLAEIPPLTFAGLRYTIAFICLLPFAFTKKNSVVIKNLDKKDWLKLVLLGFLFYAFTQGTQFIGLSLLPSVTVSLWLNFTPLIVALMAIFLINEYPTTIQWAGVVLFVFGIFIYFFPVDLNNKQTAGLIVMTIGVLANSASAVLGRSINREVKSNPVVVTVISMGIGSIILLVAGILVQGLPAISKKIYYIFYGLRLSTRH; translated from the coding sequence ACATCTTTTGTGATAATTAAAATCGGGCTAGCCGAAATTCCACCATTAACTTTTGCAGGATTGCGGTACACTATCGCGTTTATTTGTCTTCTGCCATTTGCATTCACTAAAAAGAATTCTGTGGTAATTAAGAATCTTGATAAGAAAGACTGGCTGAAACTTGTTCTATTAGGCTTTCTGTTTTATGCATTTACACAAGGGACACAGTTCATTGGTTTATCTCTTCTTCCATCAGTTACTGTTAGCCTTTGGCTGAATTTTACTCCACTCATTGTTGCTTTAATGGCGATTTTTTTAATCAATGAATATCCAACAACAATTCAATGGGCCGGAGTAGTACTTTTTGTTTTTGGAATCTTCATATACTTTTTTCCAGTCGACCTGAATAATAAACAAACAGCAGGGCTTATTGTTATGACAATAGGAGTGTTAGCAAACTCAGCATCAGCAGTACTTGGAAGAAGCATCAACCGCGAGGTGAAAAGTAATCCGGTTGTGGTTACAGTTATCAGTATGGGAATTGGTTCGATAATTCTTCTGGTAGCCGGTATTCTTGTTCAAGGCTTACCAGCCATCAGTAAAAAAATATACTATATCTTCTATGGCTTGCGATTATCAACACGGCACTAG